The Stigmatella aurantiaca DW4/3-1 genome contains the following window.
TTGGATGATGTCCAGATCGCGCTGCTGGGACAGCAGGTCGAGGTGGATTTCGTGGGCGCGCCCGTGGGCGTGATGGATCCCATGGCCGCCAGCATCGCCGGGGTGGGCGTCGCCCTGTTCCTCGATACGAGGGAGATGCGTTTCGAGCGGGTGCCCCTGCCCCCCGGCGTGGACCTCATCGTCATCAACTCGGGCGTCGCGCACAACCACTCGGCGGGCGACTACCGTGTCCGCCGCGCGGAGTGTGAGCGTGCCGCGGAACTCTTGGGAGTCAAACAGCTCAGGGACCTGACCGAGGCGGACCTGCCCCGGGCCGAGAAGCTGCCCGATCCGTTGGGCCGTCGTGTGCGGCACATCGTGACGGAGAACGCCCGCGTGCTCGCCACCGTGGAGGCGCTCCGGAAGGCCGATCTGCCGACGCTGGGCACCCTCTTCTACGCCTCTCACGACTCCCAACGCCTCGACTATGAAGTCTCCGTGCCCGAGATCGATCTGCTCGTGGACCTTGGGCGAGCCGATCCAGACGTGTATGGCGCGCGCCTCACGGGGGGCGGCTTCGGCGGCTCCGTGGTCATGCTGGCCCGGGAAGGAGCGGGGGCGGCCGTGGCCGCGCGGATCGCCAGGCGTTACGCGGACCAATCGGGCCAACGCCCAGCGATCCTGCTCCCCCAGGCCCCTGTCTCCCGGCAGGCCTAAGCACCTGGACATGGAGATGGTTCGCTTCGGCCAAGCGTGCCGCAGCAGACAAAGGACCTCTCCATGGTCACATGCTGCGACTTGTCCTCAGCGTAGATGCCCACCGCCAGTGACGAGGAGCGGCGTCAAGGGTCGCGAAGCGACGGCGGTAGACGCTTGCCCTTGATGCCGCCACCCACTCGAGGGGCAGGAGATCCTCTATTCAGAGCGACTCAACACGTACCTCTCCCGATCGTCGAGTTCATTTGCATCGAATGTCACATCACGTCTCCCGCCCTTGTCATCCAAAAGGATCCAAGAGTACGGGCTCGGCGAATCGGATGATACGAGGGACTCACACTTCCATAGCCGACACAATTCAAACATCACCTCAAACTCGTCACCCAAGTCCACCGGACTCCATTGAGGAACGATCGAAAGATACAGCACGAAATCACCCGAAGTCTTGCGCGCGCTCACGAGGACACGCACCTTCTCATTGAGATCGATCGGCCCCTGCTCGGGGACCACGAGAACCTCGTCTGGCCGGACGCCAAACACACGTGCTACCCCTGAGGCGATTTCGTCAAAGTCTAGATTTTTGTTCACAAAGAAGTCTTGCCAAATCACATATCACCTCCCTCAAGCATCCGAATGCTCCGTGCACGTTCAATAGTCTCTGGAGTGAGGGCCGGATCGTTGGCGAAGATCTTCGTGGCTCTTTCGGTCCCATCGCCGAGCTCCTCGCCACGGAAGCGCCAGCGGCCCCGGGCCTGGCCTGGGACAGCAACGGCCTCGCCTTGGCCACGTTTCCCCGGGTCTCGTACAGGGCAAGGGCCGCGTCCACTCCCCCCACGGCCACGAATCGGCCCGCCTCCCGGCTGGCCCGAATGTCGCTGACGAGCTGCCCCAGCCCATCCACCCCCAGCAGCAACTCCAACTCGCGCACCACTGCCTTGAGGGCTTGCAACCGCACCTCTACCCCCATCACTCACCACTGCCGCAGCCTACCCCCTGAACGGAATTACTTCGCTTGGCTTAGAGGATGCACGGACACAGGTGTTGGAGCCCTGAAGGCAGAGTCGCTGGGTGCTCAGGCGGTGACCCTGGCGGCCGGGCACGGCTGAAGTCTCGCCTGGCGCAGGGGGCAGCGCTGGTGGCTGTGCAAGACCATTCACTGGCCGCAGGCGGTGGAGTCCGAAGTGGTCTCAATCCTGGGGAAAGATTGGCGGCCCAAGGCGCTCGCGGAGGGGGCGTGAGGTCCCCCTCACGACGGCGAGGCCAAGGGCCTATGAGCGCACCAGCAGATCGGGCCGGGCGCGGCCGTCCACCTCGACGGTGGGCCAACGTGGGTCGGCCGTGAGGATCTCCAGGCCCCCCTCATTCACGACGACGGTGTCCTCGATTTTCGCGCCGGGCAGTGAGGGGTTCCACGCCACCGCATTGCCCGGCTGGAGGATGGCCTCCGTGCCCGGCAGGGCGACGACGTCCCGGGAGAGGTATCCGCAGGAGCCCCCCTGGTGGTGGAAGGCCTCGGCGCCCGGGTGGCCCTGGGCCGCGTAGGCCTCGACGATGGCCGCGTAGACCTTGCCCAGGGCCGTGCCCGGCCGGGACGCCCGGAAGGCCGCGGCTTCCACCCGGGCCACATCGGCCGCGAGCTTGCGCTCGGCCGCCGTGGGCTCCCGGAAGGAGACGAACCGGGTGAGGTTGGCGAACAGACCGTGCCGGCGGGCGCAGAAGACGAGCATGGCCCGCGCGCCCAGCCGCTCGTGGCTCGCGGTGGCATGGCGGTGCAGCGGCAGACGGCGCTCCTCCCCCACCAACGTCAACGCGGGGTGGATGCCCCGCCCCCAGAGCGCCTCGGCCCCGGCGCCCGCGAGCTGCCAGCCCGTCCACTCCGGGCGTGCCGCCTGCATCACCTCGGTCATCGCCTCGGCCGCCTCCCGGCCCAGCGCCCGGTACCGCTCCAGCTCCTGCGGGAGCAGTGCCCAGCGGGAGTGCACCAGCTCGCTGGGCAGCGGCACCTCGTTGCCCGTGGGCCGGTCAGAGGCGACCGGGGCCCCTTCGCGCTGGACCTCGACGAAGGCTTCGCGCCGGGCCTTGTCCGTCCAGGGGCA
Protein-coding sequences here:
- the galK gene encoding galactokinase, translated to MTPSFQDLYGHPPETIVQAPGRVNLIGEHTDYNGGFVLPMAIPQQTHVELRKREDRRVRAFSLNTGQRGEILEYELGQEDRRKRWIDYLQGVTYVLRRAGHALTGFEVRIHSEVPLGSGLSSSASLDVSLLRALRQAFSLPLDDVQIALLGQQVEVDFVGAPVGVMDPMAASIAGVGVALFLDTREMRFERVPLPPGVDLIVINSGVAHNHSAGDYRVRRAECERAAELLGVKQLRDLTEADLPRAEKLPDPLGRRVRHIVTENARVLATVEALRKADLPTLGTLFYASHDSQRLDYEVSVPEIDLLVDLGRADPDVYGARLTGGGFGGSVVMLAREGAGAAVAARIARRYADQSGQRPAILLPQAPVSRQA
- a CDS encoding M24 family metallopeptidase translates to MSPAKAAELDVKLARVRALLAQKGLGAVRLRGVDWFAWATCGGSNVVLLTTDTGVAEVLITRTGAWVLTDTIEAARLEEEEVPKGPLVWSCPWTDKARREAFVEVQREGAPVASDRPTGNEVPLPSELVHSRWALLPQELERYRALGREAAEAMTEVMQAARPEWTGWQLAGAGAEALWGRGIHPALTLVGEERRLPLHRHATASHERLGARAMLVFCARRHGLFANLTRFVSFREPTAAERKLAADVARVEAAAFRASRPGTALGKVYAAIVEAYAAQGHPGAEAFHHQGGSCGYLSRDVVALPGTEAILQPGNAVAWNPSLPGAKIEDTVVVNEGGLEILTADPRWPTVEVDGRARPDLLVRS